In the Arthrobacter zhaoxinii genome, one interval contains:
- a CDS encoding uroporphyrinogen-III synthase: MAARHQGPDLAGLFVVLPRTPDRASAMVRELEDCGASVALMPLIDFQFPADTALLDRALNSLKAGRFAWVVFTSVTTVRAVTRRCAALGIRPDAVVPADTRIAAVGAGTRQALEEIGFDIDFLPDTDQSARGLAASWPDPSGSDPEGGDLRVLLPQADVADPSLNDALTSLGWDVRAVTAYCTVDYPAAGVRFTPAVPGEGLLDPEAFAASAPAGPRAVVLTSPSIARRFVRRCAPVPAGTLLVAIGESTAARMRELGADADAVAKQPTPAGIAQALSIAMSTGPTP; the protein is encoded by the coding sequence ATGGCAGCCAGGCATCAGGGGCCGGACCTCGCCGGACTGTTCGTTGTTCTTCCACGCACCCCGGACCGTGCTTCGGCGATGGTCCGGGAGCTGGAAGACTGCGGGGCATCCGTGGCGCTGATGCCCCTGATTGATTTCCAGTTCCCCGCGGACACCGCCCTGCTGGACCGCGCCCTGAATTCACTGAAGGCCGGCCGGTTCGCCTGGGTGGTCTTCACCAGTGTCACCACCGTCCGGGCCGTGACCCGCCGGTGCGCAGCGCTGGGCATCCGCCCCGACGCCGTGGTTCCCGCGGACACCCGCATCGCGGCAGTCGGCGCCGGCACGCGGCAGGCACTGGAGGAGATCGGCTTCGATATCGACTTCCTGCCGGACACGGACCAGTCCGCCCGCGGCCTGGCCGCCTCCTGGCCGGATCCGTCGGGATCCGATCCGGAGGGCGGGGACCTGCGGGTGCTGCTCCCGCAGGCCGACGTCGCCGATCCGTCCCTGAACGATGCCCTGACATCACTGGGGTGGGACGTGCGGGCCGTGACCGCATACTGCACCGTGGACTATCCCGCCGCCGGCGTGCGCTTTACCCCGGCGGTCCCCGGGGAGGGGCTGCTGGACCCGGAAGCCTTTGCCGCATCGGCACCCGCCGGACCCCGCGCCGTCGTCCTCACCTCGCCGAGCATTGCCCGCCGGTTCGTGCGCCGCTGCGCGCCGGTCCCCGCCGGAACACTGCTGGTCGCCATCGGCGAGAGCACGGCGGCGCGGATGCGCGAGCTGGGCGCGGACGCGGATGCCGTGGCGAAGCAGCCAACCCCGGCGGGAATAGCGCAGGCACTGTCCATTGCTATGTCTACGGGTCCTACCCCCTAG
- the hemB gene encoding porphobilinogen synthase gives MSFPQHRPRRLRTTPAMRRLTAEFRLDPAELILPAFVREGITEPNPLTSMPGVVQHTLDSLKKAASEAAELGIGGIMLFGIPAERDAVGSAGTDPHGILNRGIAAVREEVGDELVIMSDVCLDEFTDHGHCGVLDENGVVDNDTTLYIYGRMAVEQARAGAHVLGPSGMMDGQIAVIRHALDTAGYTDVSLFAYAAKYASAFYGPFREAVDSQLKGDRRTYQMDASNRREALLEVELDLEEGADMVMVKPAMSYLDVLADVAAMSPVPVGAYQISGEYAMIEAAAANGWIDRRRAIEESVLGIKRAGANMILTYWATELAAWLKESK, from the coding sequence ATGAGCTTCCCCCAGCACCGCCCCCGCCGCCTCCGCACCACCCCCGCCATGCGGCGGCTGACCGCAGAGTTCCGGCTGGATCCCGCCGAGCTGATCCTTCCGGCCTTTGTCCGTGAGGGCATCACCGAGCCCAACCCGCTGACCTCCATGCCCGGCGTCGTCCAGCACACCCTGGACAGCCTCAAAAAAGCCGCCTCCGAAGCGGCAGAGCTGGGCATCGGCGGCATCATGCTCTTCGGCATCCCCGCCGAGCGTGACGCCGTGGGCAGTGCCGGCACCGATCCCCACGGCATCCTCAACCGCGGCATCGCTGCCGTCCGTGAGGAAGTGGGCGACGAACTGGTCATCATGAGCGACGTCTGCCTGGACGAATTCACCGACCACGGACACTGCGGGGTCCTGGATGAAAACGGCGTGGTGGACAATGACACCACCCTGTACATCTACGGCCGGATGGCCGTGGAGCAGGCGCGCGCCGGCGCCCACGTGCTGGGCCCGTCCGGCATGATGGACGGGCAGATCGCCGTCATCCGCCACGCGCTGGACACCGCCGGCTACACCGACGTCTCCCTGTTCGCCTACGCGGCGAAGTATGCCTCCGCGTTCTACGGCCCCTTCCGCGAAGCCGTGGACTCGCAGCTGAAGGGTGACCGCCGCACGTACCAGATGGACGCCTCGAACCGCCGCGAAGCGCTGCTCGAGGTTGAACTGGACCTCGAAGAAGGCGCCGACATGGTGATGGTCAAGCCGGCCATGAGCTACCTCGACGTGCTGGCCGACGTAGCCGCCATGTCCCCGGTCCCCGTGGGCGCTTACCAGATCTCCGGCGAGTACGCGATGATTGAAGCGGCTGCCGCCAACGGCTGGATCGACCGCCGCCGGGCCAT
- the hemG gene encoding protoporphyrinogen oxidase — translation MPHRFLAKPENAAGRSARKTGAQHPPETPAGPSAVVVGGGISGLIAARDLQRAGIRVTVLEASETFGGCVGRHTVAGIQLDSGAESFATRSPAVPELIGELGLADSVAAPNPAGSWLQLAAEDLPSGAQRMPSSGLLGIPADPRHPDIVHALGRAGAARAAMDKVLPVGSLNRRGSMSLGEVVRTRMGEAVLRRLVTPVVGGVYSSDPDMLDVDSVAPGLRAAISRHGSLAAAVGALRAAAPAGSAVAGLDGGMGRLTEALVSDLETSGALLRTGIRAESLARDAEDWRIRCSDGQELAADAVVVAAEGPAAVDLIATALPEVSAYRPQPGPGVALVTLVVDLPELDAMPRGTGVLVARDVEGIDAKAITHATAKWQWLAESTGPGTHVLRLSYGRALSPEDAAAEPAHVDRADDDLFRQAVADASGLLQVRIKADDVVGWDVVRWVGALPSAVVGHKDRVEAVRAAVAEAPGLEAVGAWLAGTGLAAVTADTRTRMAALFRALL, via the coding sequence ATGCCGCACCGTTTCCTCGCCAAGCCGGAGAACGCAGCCGGCCGGAGTGCCCGTAAAACCGGTGCACAGCATCCGCCCGAAACGCCGGCAGGCCCCTCGGCCGTCGTTGTGGGCGGCGGCATCTCCGGGCTGATCGCGGCCCGGGACCTGCAGCGTGCGGGCATCCGCGTCACCGTACTGGAGGCTTCGGAAACGTTCGGCGGCTGCGTCGGGCGGCACACCGTCGCCGGCATCCAGCTGGACAGCGGCGCGGAGTCCTTCGCCACGCGCTCACCCGCCGTTCCGGAACTGATCGGGGAACTTGGCCTGGCCGACTCGGTGGCGGCGCCCAACCCGGCCGGGTCCTGGCTGCAGCTGGCAGCGGAAGACCTGCCCTCGGGCGCCCAGCGGATGCCAAGCAGCGGACTGCTCGGCATTCCCGCCGACCCGAGGCACCCGGACATTGTCCATGCCCTGGGGCGTGCCGGTGCGGCCCGGGCGGCCATGGACAAGGTCCTGCCGGTGGGTTCCCTGAACCGCCGCGGGTCCATGAGCCTGGGCGAGGTGGTGCGGACCCGGATGGGCGAGGCAGTGCTCCGCCGGCTCGTCACCCCTGTGGTCGGCGGCGTTTATTCCTCCGACCCCGACATGCTCGACGTCGATTCCGTGGCGCCGGGGCTGCGCGCTGCCATCTCCCGGCACGGCTCCCTTGCCGCAGCCGTGGGTGCTCTGCGTGCGGCGGCCCCCGCCGGATCCGCAGTGGCCGGACTCGACGGCGGCATGGGCCGGCTCACGGAGGCTCTGGTTTCCGACCTGGAAACCTCCGGGGCCCTCCTGCGCACCGGCATCCGTGCCGAATCCCTGGCCCGTGACGCCGAAGACTGGCGGATCCGCTGCAGCGACGGGCAGGAACTGGCCGCCGACGCCGTAGTGGTGGCCGCCGAAGGTCCGGCCGCCGTGGACCTGATCGCCACCGCACTGCCCGAGGTATCCGCCTACCGGCCGCAGCCGGGTCCGGGCGTTGCCCTGGTAACCCTCGTGGTGGACCTGCCGGAACTGGATGCCATGCCGCGCGGCACCGGAGTGCTGGTGGCCCGGGACGTGGAGGGCATCGATGCCAAGGCCATCACCCACGCCACCGCCAAATGGCAGTGGCTCGCGGAGTCCACCGGTCCCGGAACCCACGTGCTGCGCCTGTCCTACGGCCGGGCGCTCTCCCCGGAGGATGCCGCGGCGGAACCGGCGCACGTGGACCGCGCGGATGACGATCTCTTCCGGCAGGCCGTTGCCGATGCGTCCGGCCTGCTGCAGGTCCGGATCAAGGCCGACGACGTCGTGGGCTGGGACGTTGTCCGGTGGGTGGGGGCCCTGCCCTCCGCCGTCGTCGGGCATAAGGACCGGGTGGAGGCCGTCCGTGCGGCCGTGGCCGAAGCACCGGGACTGGAAGCGGTCGGGGCCTGGCTGGCCGGCACCGGCCTGGCGGCAGTCACTGCCGACACCCGGACCCGGATGGCAGCGCTTTTCCGCGCCCTGCTGTGA
- the hemC gene encoding hydroxymethylbilane synthase has protein sequence MAQSPVLIGTRGSALAVTQTTTVAEALSGLGGFDIELVRVRTEGDINRAALSQIGGTGVFVAALRESLLRGDCDVAVHSLKDLPTAPADGLALGAVPERVDVRDVLCARDGLTLAQLPAGAKIGTGSPRRAAQLRAARPDLEIVDIRGNVDTRLGRVAGLVEGAPGDLDAVVLAAAGLARLGRLNMVTEYIDPAVMLPAPGQGALAVECRAADAADGGQLAKALAAYDHADSRLTVAAERAMLGRLEAGCTAPVGALARVDADGITLEAVVCSDDGTRLMRRTAVAGERTEDAARALGVQVAEELLAAGAGQLTDLPAS, from the coding sequence GTGGCACAGTCGCCCGTCCTCATCGGCACCCGCGGCAGCGCCCTGGCCGTCACCCAGACCACCACCGTCGCCGAGGCACTGTCGGGGCTGGGCGGTTTCGACATCGAACTGGTGCGGGTGCGCACCGAGGGTGACATCAACCGTGCCGCCCTGTCGCAGATCGGCGGCACCGGCGTCTTCGTGGCAGCGCTGCGGGAATCGCTGCTGCGCGGTGACTGCGACGTCGCCGTGCACTCGCTCAAGGACCTGCCCACCGCTCCGGCGGACGGCCTGGCCCTGGGTGCGGTTCCGGAACGCGTGGACGTCCGCGACGTCCTGTGCGCCCGGGACGGCCTGACCCTGGCACAGCTTCCCGCCGGGGCGAAGATCGGCACCGGTTCCCCGCGCCGCGCCGCCCAGCTCCGGGCCGCCCGCCCGGACCTCGAGATCGTGGATATCCGCGGCAACGTGGACACCCGCCTGGGCCGGGTTGCCGGCCTCGTCGAAGGCGCCCCCGGAGACCTCGACGCCGTGGTGCTGGCTGCCGCCGGACTGGCCCGGCTGGGCCGGCTGAACATGGTGACCGAGTACATCGACCCCGCCGTGATGCTGCCCGCCCCCGGACAGGGAGCCCTGGCCGTGGAATGCCGTGCCGCGGACGCAGCCGACGGCGGTCAGCTCGCCAAGGCACTTGCTGCCTACGACCACGCCGACAGCCGCCTCACCGTGGCTGCCGAACGGGCCATGCTCGGCCGGCTTGAAGCAGGCTGCACAGCTCCGGTCGGGGCACTGGCCCGCGTCGACGCCGACGGCATCACGCTCGAGGCAGTGGTCTGCAGCGACGACGGCACGCGCCTGATGCGCCGCACCGCCGTCGCCGGCGAACGCACCGAAGACGCCGCCCGTGCCCTTGGCGTGCAGGTGGCCGAGGAGCTGCTCGCGGCAGGCGCCGGGCAGCTCACCGACCTGCCCGCCAGCTGA
- the hemQ gene encoding hydrogen peroxide-dependent heme synthase: protein MSETMDRSPAEAAGNEEQFFTLWTVFKRSSTPKAPVSDGAVEAFEALAKDLTASNVTLRGLYDVSAMRVDADVMVWLHGSAPEALQAALRQVRRTELFAGTEIAWSAMGVHRDAEFSKNHWPSFARGIDPETWICVYPFVRSYEWYQLPAEERGKMLRDHGMLGREFPQVLANTVASFALGDWEWILGLEAPNLVDLVDMMRHLRATEARNHVREEVPFYTGRRIPAAEVAEVLK, encoded by the coding sequence ATGAGTGAGACGATGGACCGCAGCCCCGCCGAGGCGGCCGGCAACGAAGAACAGTTCTTTACCCTCTGGACCGTTTTCAAGCGGTCTTCCACGCCCAAAGCACCTGTTTCCGACGGTGCGGTTGAAGCCTTTGAAGCCCTCGCCAAGGACCTGACCGCCAGCAACGTCACGCTCCGCGGCCTCTACGATGTCTCCGCCATGCGCGTGGATGCGGACGTGATGGTCTGGCTGCACGGCAGCGCCCCCGAAGCGCTGCAGGCGGCCCTGCGCCAGGTGCGCCGGACCGAGCTCTTCGCCGGCACCGAGATCGCCTGGTCCGCCATGGGCGTGCACCGCGATGCGGAGTTCTCCAAGAACCACTGGCCGTCCTTTGCCCGGGGGATCGACCCCGAGACCTGGATCTGCGTCTACCCGTTTGTCCGCTCCTATGAGTGGTACCAGCTGCCCGCCGAGGAACGCGGCAAGATGCTGCGTGACCACGGCATGCTCGGCCGCGAATTCCCCCAGGTCCTGGCCAACACCGTGGCCTCCTTCGCCCTCGGCGACTGGGAATGGATCCTGGGCCTGGAAGCTCCCAATCTGGTTGATCTCGTCGACATGATGCGCCACCTGCGTGCCACCGAGGCCCGCAACCACGTCCGTGAAGAAGTCCCGTTCTATACCGGCCGGCGTATTCCGGCCGCCGAAGTTGCCGAGGTACTCAAATGA
- a CDS encoding ferrochelatase, translated as MTSAVSNEPAFDPFEGVDDNGRMAPKHYDAILLASFGGPEGQEDVIPFLRNVTAGRGIPDERLEEVATHYRANGGISPINEQNRALKAALEAELARRGVELPVLWGNRNWAPYIKDVLQDAYDNGYRRILMITTSVYSSYSSCRQYREDLGMNLLKTGLDKKLHVDKVRQYFDHPGFVEPFVEGVRESVAKVRAQLAAKGVENEKIEILFSTHSIPTADAEASGPRDREFEEGSAYVAQHLANARAIMDRIPEAAGLDWQLVYQSRSGAPHIPWLEPDINDAIAELPAKGVNGVVIVPLGFVSDHMEVLWDLDTEAMDTCKELGLAADRTPTPGIHETFVSGLVDLLQERTLENNIAIRPAMTDLGPWYDVCRPGCCANLRGEKPTIAGADSTVGVE; from the coding sequence ATGACATCCGCTGTTTCCAACGAGCCCGCTTTCGACCCGTTCGAGGGCGTCGACGACAACGGCCGCATGGCCCCGAAGCACTATGACGCCATCCTGCTGGCATCCTTCGGCGGTCCCGAAGGCCAGGAAGACGTCATCCCCTTCCTCCGCAACGTCACTGCCGGGCGCGGAATCCCCGATGAACGGCTGGAAGAGGTGGCCACCCACTACCGCGCCAACGGCGGCATCAGCCCCATCAACGAGCAGAACCGTGCACTGAAGGCGGCACTGGAAGCCGAACTCGCGCGCCGCGGCGTCGAACTGCCCGTGCTCTGGGGCAACCGGAACTGGGCGCCGTACATCAAGGACGTCCTCCAGGACGCCTACGACAACGGCTACCGCCGCATCCTCATGATCACCACCAGCGTCTACTCCTCGTACTCCAGCTGCCGCCAGTACCGCGAAGACCTGGGCATGAACCTCCTGAAGACCGGACTGGACAAGAAGCTGCACGTGGACAAGGTCCGCCAGTACTTCGACCACCCCGGCTTCGTGGAACCCTTCGTCGAAGGCGTCCGCGAGTCCGTGGCCAAGGTCCGGGCCCAGCTCGCCGCCAAGGGCGTGGAGAACGAAAAGATCGAGATCCTCTTCTCCACCCACTCGATCCCCACCGCCGACGCTGAAGCCTCCGGCCCGCGCGACCGCGAGTTCGAAGAAGGCAGCGCCTACGTCGCCCAGCACCTGGCCAACGCCCGCGCCATCATGGACCGTATCCCCGAAGCCGCAGGCCTGGACTGGCAGCTGGTCTACCAGTCCCGCTCCGGCGCCCCGCACATCCCCTGGCTGGAACCGGACATCAATGACGCGATTGCGGAACTGCCCGCCAAGGGCGTCAACGGCGTAGTGATTGTTCCGCTGGGCTTCGTCAGCGACCACATGGAAGTCCTCTGGGACCTCGACACCGAGGCCATGGATACCTGCAAGGAACTGGGCCTGGCGGCTGACCGCACGCCGACCCCGGGCATCCACGAAACCTTCGTGTCCGGCCTGGTGGACCTGCTGCAGGAACGCACCCTGGAAAACAACATTGCCATCCGCCCCGCCATGACCGACCTCGGCCCCTGGTACGACGTCTGCCGTCCCGGCTGCTGCGCCAACCTGCGCGGCGAAAAGCCGACCATCGCCGGCGCCGATTCCACCGTGGGCGTCGAGTAG